One part of the uncultured Bacteroides sp. genome encodes these proteins:
- a CDS encoding DUF2059 domain-containing protein produces the protein MKKIILVSIILAATTFNAFSQTKHESIKKLFDLMKTESMFDKLMIPFQNLQKDSVSKGVTGSLMNSIKPMFKKIMDEDMVGIYDRYYTEQEIKDLIRFYKTKTGQKLINSAPDIQNELMNIIKTKYLGEFLKDPIFKPENITINTKPKHVADSAFIAQMKNEYLDMDTSNIQNATAEQKLIFKKAIGRMDPYVKYENKTFHFAITKGSEVNMSDRLFELMKKVIQNTNSMIKDLNVAPDKNDPTVMRGILEKSN, from the coding sequence ATGAAGAAAATAATCTTAGTTTCAATCATTCTTGCAGCAACCACTTTTAATGCTTTTTCTCAAACCAAACATGAATCAATCAAGAAGTTATTCGATTTAATGAAAACAGAATCAATGTTTGATAAACTTATGATTCCGTTTCAGAACTTACAAAAGGATAGTGTTTCAAAAGGGGTAACAGGTTCATTAATGAATTCAATTAAACCTATGTTTAAGAAAATTATGGACGAAGATATGGTTGGAATATATGACAGGTATTATACTGAACAGGAAATAAAAGACCTTATCCGTTTTTACAAAACCAAGACAGGACAGAAGCTTATAAATTCAGCACCTGACATTCAAAATGAACTAATGAATATAATTAAAACTAAATACTTGGGAGAGTTTTTGAAAGATCCAATCTTTAAACCCGAAAACATAACAATCAACACTAAACCGAAACACGTGGCTGATTCAGCTTTTATTGCTCAAATGAAAAATGAGTATTTAGATATGGATACTTCAAATATTCAGAATGCCACTGCCGAACAAAAGCTGATTTTCAAAAAAGCAATAGGCAGAATGGATCCTTACGTAAAATATGAAAATAAAACTTTCCATTTTGCGATAACAAAAGGGAGTGAAGTAAATATGTCGGATCGACTGTTTGAACTAATGAAGAAAGTAATACAGAACACTAATTCAATGATAAAAGACTTGAATGTTGCACCCGATAAAAATGATCCGACGGTTATGCGCGGCATTCTGGAGAAAAGCAATTGA
- a CDS encoding TlpA disulfide reductase family protein has protein sequence MKKTQLIFLLFFLSAIVAYSQSVIKNPRTGLSLNNNSTITKVELTDTATILSICTKYTPGWWINIPKETYIQPVGGEKLFIKYSVGIPLNDRYTMPVSGEVSYKLIFPAIAKNTSYIDYGEANEGGNWFIYDIEIKPSMIKLGLPKGLSGNWFDKSTGNWEFGLYDKYIVYKNKLWSFNYPKVKTVVNSLNLKSDGESIELFYKIAAPNNLLLGLSAQDLKEYSNNVAQTQKIKPADDKPYELPVFKIDSATYSGYIKDYTPRVGVKTLSIFIDDIIAGKQNTFLINVNENGFFSTKLPVYYPHLCWVRSSIYNGSVFLEPGKDVFQLLGTANQLFMGVSAKINLDIFELSKIRSFDYRDMQSKILNMSPTQYKAYCEKYKTKDMNALDSIMKTNTISTKAYQIMKMDFEYESASNKMFYDYYWESAYREKNKIPRTQRTLTVKSDSLTVQYFDFVNNESVNNPLAVICSGYNSFINRLKYLDILRIGNSFSINTQGLGAELEKSGYTFTESERLMLEKLKEADLISNSAEEKAYNEKYSKQITAFYTKYQEDFKSVYKNTPKAANAVVDKYFKDNKIELTADEKKLWKIITKHDNSEKIKKMHEFYSTSGDSTNAFHIKHTPFINEFFAQKSNETRNKNLKMLLGIQEGFASDLMLAQDHCRKIVEEISPADDKKIKTIQQQFTTPFISDYVALCNSQAIAKLEANKKKTGFVVNETPKTEAGKIFDGIIKKYKGKVIYVDFWATWCGPCRGGIEQIKPLKEELAGKDIVFVYITNPSSPQNTWSNMIPDIKGEHYRVTTDEWNFLTSMFNISGIPHYVLVGKSGEIINPNFGHFDNQMLKRELEKYIKN, from the coding sequence ATGAAAAAAACACAACTGATCTTTCTATTATTTTTTTTATCAGCAATCGTTGCTTACTCTCAATCTGTTATTAAAAATCCAAGGACAGGATTAAGCCTGAATAATAATTCCACGATTACAAAAGTAGAGCTAACTGATACTGCAACAATTTTATCTATTTGCACCAAATATACTCCGGGTTGGTGGATAAATATTCCAAAAGAAACCTATATTCAACCTGTAGGAGGTGAGAAACTTTTTATTAAATATTCTGTGGGAATTCCTTTAAATGACCGATATACTATGCCTGTGTCGGGTGAAGTAAGTTATAAATTGATATTTCCTGCCATAGCTAAAAATACAAGTTATATTGATTATGGCGAAGCCAATGAAGGCGGTAATTGGTTTATTTACGATATAGAGATTAAGCCATCTATGATCAAATTAGGTTTACCAAAGGGATTGAGCGGTAATTGGTTTGATAAATCGACAGGAAACTGGGAATTTGGTTTATATGATAAATATATTGTCTACAAAAATAAGCTTTGGAGTTTCAATTATCCAAAAGTCAAGACGGTCGTAAATTCATTAAACCTCAAGAGTGATGGAGAATCCATAGAATTGTTCTACAAAATCGCTGCACCAAACAATCTATTGCTAGGCTTATCGGCTCAAGATTTAAAAGAATATAGTAATAATGTTGCTCAAACCCAAAAGATAAAACCGGCAGATGATAAACCTTATGAGTTACCTGTTTTCAAGATTGATTCCGCAACTTACAGTGGTTATATTAAGGATTATACTCCACGCGTTGGTGTAAAAACACTTTCTATTTTCATCGACGATATTATTGCCGGAAAACAAAATACATTTTTAATAAATGTCAATGAAAATGGTTTCTTTTCAACTAAACTACCTGTTTATTATCCGCATCTTTGTTGGGTACGTTCGTCAATATATAATGGTTCTGTATTCTTGGAACCGGGGAAAGATGTTTTTCAACTACTTGGCACAGCCAATCAACTTTTCATGGGTGTATCTGCCAAAATCAACTTAGACATATTTGAATTATCTAAAATAAGAAGTTTTGATTATAGAGATATGCAAAGTAAAATACTCAATATGTCGCCTACCCAATACAAAGCATACTGCGAAAAATATAAAACTAAAGACATGAATGCGTTGGATTCAATCATGAAGACAAATACCATTTCCACCAAAGCCTACCAGATAATGAAAATGGATTTTGAATACGAATCTGCCTCGAATAAAATGTTTTATGATTATTATTGGGAAAGTGCTTACCGCGAAAAAAATAAAATACCACGCACACAAAGAACGTTAACAGTAAAATCAGATTCGTTAACGGTTCAATATTTTGATTTCGTAAACAATGAATCGGTAAATAATCCATTGGCAGTAATATGTTCTGGCTACAATTCATTTATAAACAGACTTAAGTATTTAGATATTTTGCGAATTGGAAATTCATTCTCGATCAATACACAGGGTCTGGGTGCTGAGCTGGAGAAATCGGGATATACCTTTACCGAGTCTGAGAGATTAATGTTAGAGAAGCTAAAAGAGGCGGATTTGATTTCCAACTCGGCAGAGGAAAAAGCCTATAATGAGAAATATAGTAAGCAAATAACAGCATTTTATACTAAATATCAGGAAGATTTTAAAAGCGTATACAAAAATACTCCAAAAGCAGCTAATGCTGTTGTCGATAAATACTTTAAAGACAATAAAATTGAATTGACTGCAGACGAAAAGAAACTATGGAAGATTATAACTAAACATGATAATTCGGAAAAGATTAAGAAAATGCATGAGTTTTATAGTACATCCGGTGATTCAACAAATGCATTCCATATAAAACATACCCCTTTTATAAATGAATTCTTTGCTCAAAAGTCGAATGAAACCCGCAATAAAAATCTGAAAATGTTATTGGGCATACAAGAAGGATTTGCCAGTGACTTGATGTTGGCACAAGATCATTGTCGAAAAATAGTGGAAGAAATATCTCCGGCAGACGATAAAAAAATAAAAACTATCCAACAGCAATTTACTACTCCTTTTATATCCGATTATGTGGCATTATGCAATAGTCAGGCTATTGCTAAGCTGGAAGCCAATAAGAAAAAGACAGGTTTTGTAGTAAACGAGACTCCTAAAACTGAGGCTGGTAAGATTTTTGATGGTATTATTAAAAAGTATAAGGGAAAAGTTATTTATGTTGATTTCTGGGCTACTTGGTGTGGTCCATGCCGCGGTGGTATTGAACAAATTAAACCACTTAAAGAAGAACTAGCCGGTAAAGATATTGTGTTTGTGTATATCACCAATCCATCGTCACCACAAAACACATGGTCTAATATGATTCCCGATATTAAGGGCGAACACTACCGCGTTACAACAGATGAATGGAATTTTCTAACTTCTATGTTTAATATTTCAGGTATACCACATTATGTGTTAGTAGGAAAATCTGGTGAAATCATAAATCCCAATTTTGGACATTTCGACAATCAAATGCTAAAACGAGAATTAGAGAAGTATATTAAGAACTAA
- the purN gene encoding phosphoribosylglycinamide formyltransferase, which translates to MSIKIAIFGSGSGTNAENIIQYFECNPSIEVTLVLSNKADAYILERARLHHIPSAVFTKTDFNNVVELLSLLKEHEVDFIVLAGFLLQIPVDLIHAYPNKIINIHPALLPNYGGKGMYGDRVHEAVIASGDKISGITIHYIDEHYDSGSVIFQTTCDVLPEDTPHDLAIRIHALEYKYFPKVIEETICKEFKLSFE; encoded by the coding sequence ATGAGTATAAAAATAGCAATATTTGGTTCAGGTTCAGGTACGAATGCTGAGAATATTATCCAATATTTTGAATGCAATCCGTCTATTGAGGTTACTCTGGTTTTATCTAATAAGGCTGATGCTTATATATTAGAAAGAGCTAGATTGCATCATATCCCTTCTGCTGTGTTTACTAAAACTGATTTTAATAATGTTGTAGAACTTCTCTCTTTGCTTAAAGAGCATGAAGTTGATTTTATTGTTCTTGCCGGGTTTCTTCTTCAGATTCCTGTAGACTTGATTCACGCGTATCCTAATAAAATTATAAATATTCATCCTGCATTGCTTCCTAATTATGGGGGGAAAGGGATGTATGGCGACCGTGTTCACGAGGCAGTGATTGCATCGGGCGATAAAATCTCAGGCATTACTATACATTATATTGATGAGCATTATGATTCGGGCAGCGTAATCTTTCAGACTACCTGTGATGTACTTCCTGAAGATACTCCTCACGATTTAGCTATAAGGATTCATGCCCTGGAATATAAATACTTTCCGAAAGTAATTGAAGAGACTATCTGCAAAGAGTTTAAGTTGTCTTTCGAATAA
- a CDS encoding acyl carrier protein, with protein sequence MSEIESRVKAIIVDKLGVEESEVTLEASFTNDLGADSLDTVELIMEFEKEFGISIPDDQAEKIATVGDAVSYIETAKA encoded by the coding sequence ATGTCTGAAATTGAATCAAGAGTAAAAGCGATTATCGTTGATAAATTAGGCGTTGAAGAATCTGAAGTTACTTTAGAAGCAAGCTTCACAAATGATCTAGGTGCAGATTCACTTGATACTGTAGAACTTATTATGGAATTCGAAAAAGAATTCGGAATCTCTATCCCTGATGATCAAGCAGAAAAAATTGCAACTGTAGGCGACGCTGTATCTTACATCGAAACTGCTAAAGCTTAA
- the fabF gene encoding beta-ketoacyl-ACP synthase II: protein MELKRVVVTGLGALTPIGNTIPEFWENLVNGVSGAGPITHFDTSLFKTKFACEVKNFDANQYIDRKEARKMDRYTQYAVAVAKQAVTDSALDLEKEDLNRIGVIFGAGIGGIQTFEEEVKNYAANKENGPKFNPFFIPKMISDIAAGQISIMYGFHGPNFATVSACATSSNAIADAFNYIRLNKANVIVTGGSEAAITEAGVGGFNAMHALSTRNDDATRASRPFSASRDGFIMGEGGGCLVLEELEHAKARGAKIYAEIVGTGLSADAYHLTASHPEGLGAMLVMKNALEDAEMKPEEIDYINVHGTSTPVGDISESKAIKEVFGEHAYKLNISSTKSMTGHLLGAAGAVEAIASILAIKNGIVPPTINHEDGDNDENIDYNLNFTFNKAQKREVNVALSNTFGFGGHNACVIFKKYSE from the coding sequence ATGGAATTAAAAAGAGTTGTAGTAACAGGTCTTGGTGCTCTTACTCCTATAGGCAACACTATCCCCGAATTTTGGGAAAATTTGGTTAATGGTGTGAGCGGAGCAGGACCTATTACTCATTTTGATACGTCTTTGTTTAAAACTAAATTCGCTTGCGAAGTAAAGAACTTTGATGCAAATCAATACATCGATCGCAAGGAAGCAAGAAAGATGGATCGTTACACACAGTATGCAGTTGCTGTAGCTAAACAAGCTGTAACAGATTCAGCTCTTGATCTTGAGAAAGAAGATTTAAACAGAATTGGTGTAATCTTTGGTGCTGGAATTGGTGGTATTCAAACTTTTGAAGAAGAAGTAAAGAACTATGCTGCCAATAAAGAAAACGGCCCAAAATTCAATCCTTTCTTTATCCCAAAAATGATTTCGGATATTGCAGCAGGACAGATTTCCATCATGTATGGCTTTCACGGTCCTAATTTTGCAACTGTATCTGCTTGCGCAACTTCTTCAAATGCCATAGCTGATGCTTTTAACTATATCCGATTGAACAAAGCAAATGTTATTGTAACCGGCGGATCTGAAGCAGCTATTACTGAAGCAGGGGTAGGCGGTTTTAATGCAATGCATGCTTTGTCTACACGAAACGATGATGCAACAAGAGCTTCTCGCCCATTCAGCGCAAGCCGCGATGGATTCATTATGGGTGAAGGTGGCGGATGCCTCGTTTTGGAAGAATTGGAACACGCCAAAGCACGTGGTGCAAAAATTTACGCTGAAATTGTTGGAACTGGTCTTTCTGCTGACGCATATCACTTAACTGCTTCTCACCCAGAAGGTTTAGGAGCTATGTTGGTAATGAAGAATGCACTGGAAGACGCTGAAATGAAACCGGAAGAAATTGATTATATCAATGTTCACGGAACATCTACTCCTGTAGGTGATATTTCAGAATCAAAAGCAATCAAAGAAGTATTTGGCGAACATGCTTATAAGCTGAATATTAGTTCTACTAAATCTATGACTGGCCACCTTCTTGGTGCTGCCGGTGCTGTTGAAGCTATTGCAAGTATTTTGGCTATTAAGAATGGAATCGTTCCTCCAACTATCAATCATGAAGATGGAGACAATGACGAAAACATTGACTATAACCTGAATTTTACCTTTAACAAGGCGCAAAAGCGTGAAGTTAATGTAGCACTTTCTAACACCTTTGGTTTTGGTGGACATAATGCGTGCGTTATCTTTAAAAAATACAGCGAATAA
- the rnc gene encoding ribonuclease III, with translation MRALSLKNTANKIVLNNKIDRIRLLFRKDKESYSRFYSILGFYPRNISLYEQALLHKSSSIKSEKGRPLNNERLEFLGDAILDAIVADIVYKKFEGKKEGFLTNTRSKIVQRETLNKLAVEIGLDKLIKYSTRTSSHNSYMSGNAFEALVGAIYMDRGYNVCKYFIEVKIIKRFIDLDKVAKKEVNFKSKLIEWTQKNKVIASFELIEQFLDKESNPIFQSEILIEGLSAGTGIGYSKKESQQNAAKMALKKIQTTPNFLKEIFDEARKKAEAAMAEKDILANDENSEIATLETETTLETEASEIEVKITDSFEPENNEMALEEEQEANISAPEQLIPNNPILG, from the coding sequence ATGCGTGCGTTATCTTTAAAAAATACAGCGAATAAGATTGTGTTAAACAATAAAATAGATAGAATAAGGCTCCTTTTCCGCAAGGATAAAGAGTCTTATTCTCGTTTTTATTCTATTTTGGGATTTTACCCTCGCAACATAAGCCTTTACGAACAGGCTTTACTACACAAATCATCTTCTATAAAGTCCGAAAAGGGCCGGCCTCTGAACAACGAACGACTTGAATTTTTAGGAGATGCTATTCTTGACGCTATTGTAGCCGACATTGTTTACAAGAAATTCGAAGGTAAAAAAGAAGGTTTTCTGACGAACACACGTTCTAAAATAGTTCAACGGGAAACTCTTAATAAGCTTGCCGTAGAAATTGGCCTCGACAAGCTGATAAAATACTCTACCCGCACATCTTCACACAATAGCTATATGAGTGGAAATGCCTTTGAAGCATTGGTAGGAGCCATTTATATGGACCGAGGTTATAATGTCTGTAAGTATTTCATAGAAGTTAAGATTATTAAGCGCTTTATTGATCTGGATAAAGTGGCAAAGAAAGAGGTAAATTTCAAATCCAAACTGATTGAATGGACTCAGAAGAACAAAGTTATAGCCTCTTTTGAACTTATAGAACAATTTCTTGATAAAGAATCGAACCCTATATTCCAGTCAGAAATTCTTATTGAAGGTCTTTCTGCAGGGACAGGAATAGGATATTCGAAAAAAGAATCTCAGCAGAATGCTGCTAAAATGGCACTGAAAAAGATTCAGACTACACCTAATTTCCTTAAAGAAATCTTTGATGAAGCAAGAAAGAAAGCAGAAGCTGCTATGGCTGAAAAAGATATTCTTGCAAATGATGAGAATTCCGAGATTGCCACTCTGGAAACAGAAACCACTCTGGAAACAGAAGCAAGCGAAATTGAGGTCAAAATAACTGATTCTTTCGAGCCTGAAAACAATGAAATGGCATTAGAAGAAGAGCAAGAAGCAAATATCAGCGCACCTGAACAATTGATACCCAACAATCCTATTTTGGGTTAA
- a CDS encoding ATP-dependent 6-phosphofructokinase — MRIGILTSGGDCPGINATIRGVCKTAMNFYGMEVVGIHSGFQGLLTNDVEFFTEKSTSGLLNQGGTILGTSREKPFKKKGVSPDIDKPAIMAENIQKLGLDCVVCIGGNGTQKTAAKMAAMGLNVVSVPKTIDNDIWGTDFSFGFDSAVNIATDAIDRLHSTASSHKRVMVIEVMGHKAGWIALYSGMAGGGDVILIPEIDYSIKNVGETIMNRLKKGKPYSIVVVAEGIKTVDGKKAAEYIAREIEHETGIETRQTVLGYIQRGGAPTPFDRNLSTRMGGHATELIANGDFGRMIALQGNEISSIPLSEVAGKLKLVTEDQDLVVQGRRMGICFG; from the coding sequence ATGAGAATAGGTATATTAACTTCGGGTGGAGATTGTCCGGGAATTAACGCAACAATAAGAGGCGTTTGCAAGACGGCGATGAACTTTTACGGAATGGAAGTGGTTGGTATACATAGTGGCTTCCAGGGTTTGCTGACAAATGATGTGGAATTCTTTACAGAAAAGTCAACGTCGGGTCTGCTAAATCAAGGTGGTACTATTCTGGGAACTTCGAGAGAAAAGCCTTTTAAAAAGAAAGGCGTCTCACCAGATATTGATAAACCTGCAATAATGGCCGAAAATATACAAAAGCTCGGACTTGATTGTGTGGTTTGTATTGGAGGAAACGGCACTCAGAAAACGGCAGCAAAGATGGCTGCTATGGGGTTAAATGTGGTTTCTGTACCAAAGACAATCGACAATGATATCTGGGGCACAGACTTCTCTTTTGGATTCGATTCTGCAGTTAATATTGCTACTGATGCTATCGACAGGCTTCATTCTACTGCCAGTTCTCATAAAAGAGTAATGGTAATTGAAGTAATGGGTCATAAGGCTGGCTGGATTGCTCTTTACTCGGGTATGGCCGGTGGAGGTGATGTAATATTGATACCCGAAATAGATTATAGTATTAAGAACGTTGGCGAAACAATAATGAATCGTCTTAAAAAAGGTAAACCATATTCTATTGTTGTTGTGGCCGAAGGTATTAAAACTGTCGACGGAAAGAAAGCGGCAGAATATATTGCCAGAGAAATAGAACACGAAACTGGAATTGAAACAAGACAAACAGTTTTGGGATATATTCAAAGAGGCGGAGCACCAACACCTTTCGACCGGAATTTGTCTACCCGGATGGGAGGGCATGCAACAGAACTTATTGCCAATGGAGATTTCGGACGAATGATAGCTTTGCAAGGAAATGAAATATCTTCTATACCTTTAAGTGAAGTTGCCGGAAAACTAAAATTAGTAACAGAAGATCAGGATCTGGTTGTTCAGGGTAGGAGAATGGGAATTTGTTTTGGATAA
- a CDS encoding GH3 auxin-responsive promoter family protein, with product MNSTKLISKFFIPRLKELALYNTAAQSIQEQVLARLLKEANHTEWGRKYDYNSINSYEEFKKRVPVQTYDDVKPYVERIRSGEQNILWPSKIEWFAKSSGTTNDKSKFLPVSREALKDIHYRGGQDCVALYFQINPESRFFSGKGLILGGSHSPNLNSKHGLVGDLSAILIQNINPLFNLIRVPSKEIALMSEWESKIERIAQETINKNVTNLSGVPSWFLVLIKRVLEITGKQTLEEVWPNLEVFFHGGVSFAPYREQYKQLIQTSKMHYVETYNASEGFFGVQNDLSDPSMLLMIDYGIFYEFIPLEQLHQENPEIYCLADVELNKNYAMVITTSCGLWRYMIGDTVKFTSKNPYKFVITGRTKHFINAFGEELIIDNAEKGLAKACAATGAQICEYSAAPVFMDKNAKCRHQWLIEFAVMPDSVDKFADILDSTLKELNSDYEAKRYKDIALQPLEVIVARKGLFIDWLKMKGKLGGQHKVPRLSNTRENIEEMILLNNNENLA from the coding sequence ATGAACAGTACAAAGCTGATTAGTAAATTTTTCATTCCACGACTAAAAGAACTTGCATTATATAATACAGCCGCACAATCTATCCAGGAACAAGTACTTGCAAGGCTTTTAAAAGAAGCCAATCATACTGAATGGGGAAGAAAGTACGACTATAACAGCATCAATTCTTATGAGGAGTTCAAAAAAAGAGTTCCCGTACAGACGTATGATGATGTTAAACCGTATGTTGAAAGAATTCGTTCGGGAGAACAGAACATTTTATGGCCTTCTAAAATTGAATGGTTTGCAAAATCATCCGGTACTACAAACGATAAAAGCAAATTCCTGCCTGTAAGTCGGGAAGCTTTAAAAGACATTCATTATCGCGGTGGTCAGGATTGCGTTGCTCTGTACTTTCAAATTAACCCTGAAAGCCGTTTCTTTTCAGGAAAAGGATTAATCCTTGGAGGAAGTCACAGCCCGAATCTGAATTCTAAGCACGGACTTGTAGGAGACTTATCGGCAATACTAATTCAGAATATTAATCCTCTATTCAACCTGATACGCGTTCCAAGTAAAGAGATTGCGTTAATGAGTGAGTGGGAAAGCAAAATAGAACGGATAGCTCAAGAAACAATTAATAAGAATGTAACAAATCTCTCTGGAGTTCCTTCGTGGTTTCTGGTGCTAATAAAAAGGGTTCTCGAAATCACCGGAAAGCAAACACTGGAAGAAGTTTGGCCTAACCTGGAAGTCTTTTTCCACGGTGGAGTAAGTTTTGCCCCCTATCGCGAACAGTACAAGCAACTTATACAGACAAGCAAGATGCATTATGTGGAGACATACAATGCCTCTGAAGGCTTCTTTGGAGTTCAGAACGACCTATCCGACCCTTCCATGTTATTGATGATTGATTACGGTATTTTCTATGAATTTATACCGCTAGAGCAGCTTCATCAGGAGAATCCGGAAATCTATTGCCTTGCCGATGTAGAATTAAACAAAAACTACGCAATGGTGATAACCACTTCCTGTGGTTTATGGCGATATATGATTGGCGATACAGTAAAATTCACTTCAAAGAATCCATATAAGTTTGTCATTACCGGCAGAACAAAGCATTTCATTAACGCTTTTGGAGAAGAACTGATAATTGATAATGCAGAAAAAGGGCTGGCAAAAGCGTGTGCTGCTACCGGAGCTCAGATATGCGAATATTCTGCTGCACCTGTATTTATGGACAAGAATGCAAAATGCCGTCACCAATGGCTGATTGAATTTGCCGTAATGCCCGATTCTGTAGATAAGTTTGCAGATATTTTAGATTCAACTTTAAAAGAGCTTAACTCTGATTACGAGGCTAAAAGGTATAAAGACATTGCGCTTCAGCCTTTAGAGGTTATCGTAGCTCGTAAAGGTCTGTTTATTGACTGGCTTAAAATGAAAGGAAAATTAGGCGGACAGCACAAGGTTCCAAGATTAAGCAATACAAGAGAGAACATTGAAGAAATGATTCTTCTGAATAATAACGAAAACCTAGCCTGA
- a CDS encoding glycine--tRNA ligase translates to MAQEDVFKKIVSHCKEYGYVFPSSDIYDGLGAVYDYGQMGVELKNNIKKYWWDSMVLLHENIVGIDSAIFMHPTIWKASGHVDAFNDPLIDNKDSKKRYRADVLIEDQLAKYDEKINKEVEKARKKFGESFDEAQYRSTNPRVIGHQEKRDALHTRFAKALNDNNLDELRQIIVDEEIACPISGTKNWTEVRQFNLMFSTEMGSTSDGAMKVYLRPETAQGIFVNYLNVQKTGRMKIPFGIAQIGKAFRNEIVARQFIFRMREFEQMEMQFFVRPGEELNWFKSWKELRLKWHKALGFGDAKYRFHDHDKLAHYANAATDIEFEMPFGFKEVEGIHSRTNFDLSQHEKYSGKNIKYFDPELNESYTPYVIETSIGVDRMFLSVMCSSYCEETLEGGETRVVLKLPAALAPIKLAVMPLVKKDGLPEKAREIINDLKFHFNCQYDEKDSIGKRYRRQDAIGTPYCVTVDHQTLEDNCVTIRHRDTMAQERVAISELNNIIADKVSITTLLKTLI, encoded by the coding sequence ATGGCACAAGAAGATGTTTTTAAGAAAATTGTATCACACTGCAAAGAGTATGGTTATGTATTCCCTTCAAGTGATATTTATGATGGACTTGGAGCAGTGTATGATTATGGTCAGATGGGAGTGGAGTTGAAGAATAATATTAAGAAATATTGGTGGGATAGCATGGTGTTGCTTCACGAAAATATTGTTGGTATTGACTCTGCTATATTTATGCACCCTACTATCTGGAAAGCTTCCGGTCACGTTGACGCTTTCAATGACCCTTTGATTGATAACAAAGATTCTAAAAAACGCTACCGTGCGGATGTGCTTATTGAAGATCAGCTTGCTAAATATGATGAAAAGATTAACAAGGAAGTTGAAAAAGCACGCAAAAAATTTGGTGAATCATTTGATGAAGCTCAATATAGATCTACTAATCCACGTGTAATTGGTCATCAGGAAAAACGTGATGCTTTGCACACTCGTTTTGCTAAGGCTTTAAATGATAATAATCTGGATGAACTTCGTCAGATTATTGTTGATGAAGAAATTGCTTGTCCTATTTCAGGAACAAAGAACTGGACAGAAGTTCGTCAGTTCAATCTGATGTTCTCTACAGAGATGGGATCTACAAGTGATGGTGCAATGAAGGTGTATCTTCGTCCGGAAACAGCTCAGGGTATTTTCGTAAATTACCTGAATGTACAGAAAACCGGTCGTATGAAAATACCTTTCGGTATTGCTCAGATTGGTAAGGCTTTCCGTAACGAGATTGTTGCTCGTCAGTTTATTTTCCGTATGCGTGAGTTCGAACAGATGGAAATGCAGTTCTTTGTTCGTCCGGGAGAAGAACTTAACTGGTTTAAATCATGGAAAGAACTACGCTTGAAATGGCATAAAGCTCTTGGATTTGGAGATGCTAAATATCGTTTCCACGATCATGATAAGTTGGCTCACTATGCAAATGCTGCTACAGATATTGAATTTGAAATGCCATTCGGATTTAAAGAAGTAGAAGGTATCCATTCTCGTACAAACTTTGACTTGAGTCAGCACGAAAAATATTCAGGAAAGAATATTAAATACTTCGATCCTGAGTTAAACGAATCATATACTCCGTACGTAATTGAAACATCTATCGGTGTAGACCGTATGTTCCTTAGCGTAATGTGTTCTTCTTATTGCGAAGAAACTCTTGAAGGTGGCGAAACACGCGTGGTACTTAAATTACCTGCTGCACTTGCTCCAATTAAACTGGCTGTTATGCCGCTTGTTAAGAAAGACGGTCTTCCTGAAAAGGCACGTGAAATTATCAATGACTTGAAATTCCACTTCAATTGCCAGTACGATGAAAAGGATTCAATTGGTAAGCGTTACCGCCGTCAGGATGCTATTGGTACTCCATACTGTGTAACTGTAGACCACCAGACTCTGGAAGACAACTGTGTAACTATCCGACACCGTGATACAATGGCTCAGGAAAGAGTTGCAATCTCTGAACTGAATAATATCATTGCTGATAAAGTTAGTATTACTACTCTTTTAAAGACTTTGATTTAA